A genomic region of Arachis stenosperma cultivar V10309 chromosome 9, arast.V10309.gnm1.PFL2, whole genome shotgun sequence contains the following coding sequences:
- the LOC130950555 gene encoding wall-associated receptor kinase 3-like isoform X3, translating to MELEIRLVFGMVIVLAKIVAAATQALPGCTETCGDVSIPYPFGIGVSSITSKSCFLHQNLELFCKDNSTLYLQGVDLKIWNIFLKGQLYVPALTSKVCRDDYISERKHGNEARLPIESRAFAISKGENSFISVGCDTYGFINNIHGSVGNTAGCLTRCNSMADVQNDGSCTGIGCCKVDIPFATKSNNSNNMSIEAHSFSNFNRSWGFNNCSYSFIAKKGIYKFSVSHLMKGVSLERVPMVVDWSVGEYGCEVSRHNMSEYICSGNSSCEDFKSGYGHRCRCNKGFEGNPYHPDGCRDIQECKNYNMHNCISEHYCRETEGSFECFCPTGESGDGKREGKGCHRSLVTKGAIIGVGVGLLTLIVGISSVYLMHRKWKPFKLKDMFVEQKFSFPSAKIFTAKQLSKATNNYDKKQIISEGYNSTVFRGILSNNMLDVNVAIKKFSFREIDQSRIEEFLNKLVLLEQIRHRNVVPILGYCLESEVPLLVYEFFNNGTLFDKLHKRNNINFSWKTRLQIAIEAATALDYLHSELIIAGAKQIYVEKPEGGFPLLAKQFILTLEKNSLVDILETGIVNKENEGEIIQVALLAAKCLRIHAKERPSMQVVLKELVSIREKHQSRRYSDLSLFDDTSSAFEHGSSRTSSVQESCTDSM from the exons ATGGAACTTGAAATACGGTTGGTGTTTGGGATGGTAATTGTTCTAGCAAAGATAGTAGCCGCAGCTACCCAAGCCCTTCCTGGCTGCACCGAAACATGTGGGGATGTCTCAATTCCATACCCGTTTGGCATAGGAGTTTCATCAATCACCAGTAAAAGCTGTTTTTTGCACCAAAATTTGGAACTTTTCTGCAAAGACAACTCAACTTTGTATCTCCAAGGCGTTGACCTAAAAATATGGAACATCTTCCTCAAAGGTCAACTGTACGTGCCGGCTTTGACTTCGAAGGTATGTAGAGATGATTACATCAGTGAAAGGAAGCATGGCAACGAAGCCAGGCTTCCTATAGAAAGCCGGGCGTTCGCGATTTCTAAGGGAGAAAACAGCTTCATAAGTGTAGGGTGTGACACTTATGGGTTCATCAACAATATTCATGGCAGCGTAGGGAACACAGCAGGGTGCTTAACAAGGTGCAACAGCATGGCTGATGTGCAAAACGATGGGAGTTGTACGGGGATAGGGTGCTGTAAGGTGGACATTCCTTTTGCAACGAAGAgcaataatagtaataatatgAGCATAGAAGCACATAGCTTCTCCAATTTCAATAGATCATGGGGATTCAACAACTGCAGCTACTCCTTTATAGCGAAAAAGGGTATCTACAAATTTTCGGTGAGTCATTTGATGAAGGGGGTATCGTTGGAGAGGGTTCCCATGGTTGTTGATTGGAGCGTTGGAGAATACGGCTGTGAAGTTTCCCGCCACAACATGTCTGAGTATATATGCAGCGGTAATAGCAGTTGCGAGGATTTCAAGAGTGGATATGGTCACCGATGCAGATGTAACAAAGGCTTTGAGGGAAACCCCTACCATCCCGACGGCTGCCGAG ATATTCAGGAATGCAAGAACTATAACATGCATAACTGCATCAGTGAACATTATTGTCGCGAAACTGAAGGGTCATTCGAGTGCTTTTGTCCTACCGGGGAGTCTGGAGATGGAAAGAGAGAAGGTAAAGGATGCCACCGAAGCCTTGTAACCAAGGGTGCAATAATTG GGGTAGGCGTTGGACTTTTGACCTTGATTGTGGGAATTTCCAGTGTGTACCTGATGCATCGAAAATGGAAACCATTCAAATTGAAAGACATGTTCGTTGAACAAAAGTTTTCCTTCCCGTCTGCTAAAATCTTCACTGCAAAGCAACTCAGCAAGGCCACCAACAACTATGATAAAAAACAAATCATTAGTGAAGGATATAATAGTACGGTTTTCAGAGGAATTTTGTCCAATAACATGCTTGATGTTAATGTTGCTATCAAGAAGTTCAGCTTCAGGGAAATAGATCAGAGCCGAATTGAGGAATTCTTGAATAAGTTGGTTCTTCTAGAACAAATCAGGCATAGGAATGTGGTCCCCATCTTGGGTTATTGTTTAGAGAGTGAAGTTCCTTTACTGGTTTATGAATTTTTCAATAATGGTACCCTTTTTGACAAGCTTCACAAGCGAAACAACATCAACTTCTCATGGAAAACTCGTCTACAGATAGCAATAGAGGCAGCTACAGCTCTAGATTATTTGCACTCAG AATTGATAATAGCAGGGGCGAAACAAATTTATGTTGAGAAACCAGAAGGGGGATTTCCCCTTCTTGCTAAGCAGTTCATCTTAACCTTGGAAAAGAATAGCTTGGTTGATATTCTTGAAACTGGGATTGTGAATAAAGAAAATGAGGGGGAAATCATCCAAGTTGCTCTACTTGCAGCAAAGTGTTTGAGAATTCATGCAAAAGAAAGGCCCAGCATGCAAGTGGTTCTAAAGGAGTTGGTGAGTATAAGAGAGAAGCATCAAAGCAGACGCTACTCAGACTTAAGTTTGTTTGATGATACATCTAGCGCATTTGAACATGGCAGTAGTAGAACTAGCAGTGTCCAAGAATCATGTACTGATTCAATGTAA
- the LOC130950555 gene encoding wall-associated receptor kinase 2-like isoform X2: MELEIRLVFGMVIVLAKIVAAATQALPGCTETCGDVSIPYPFGIGVSSITSKSCFLHQNLELFCKDNSTLYLQGVDLKIWNIFLKGQLYVPALTSKVCRDDYISERKHGNEARLPIESRAFAISKGENSFISVGCDTYGFINNIHGSVGNTAGCLTRCNSMADVQNDGSCTGIGCCKVDIPFATKSNNSNNMSIEAHSFSNFNRSWGFNNCSYSFIAKKGIYKFSVSHLMKGVSLERVPMVVDWSVGEYGCEVSRHNMSEYICSGNSSCEDFKSGYGHRCRCNKGFEGNPYHPDGCRDIQECKNYNMHNCISEHYCRETEGSFECFCPTGESGDGKREGVGVGLLTLIVGISSVYLMHRKWKPFKLKDMFVEQKFSFPSAKIFTAKQLSKATNNYDKKQIISEGYNSTVFRGILSNNMLDVNVAIKKFSFREIDQSRIEEFLNKLVLLEQIRHRNVVPILGYCLESEVPLLVYEFFNNGTLFDKLHKRNNINFSWKTRLQIAIEAATALDYLHSGTRIPIIHSNVSSANILLDDTYTAKLLLDFCTNVSLSSMHEIGLDLYYLDPEYFHTNYLTVKSDVYSFGVVLAELIIAGAKQIYVEKPEGGFPLLAKQFILTLEKNSLVDILETGIVNKENEGEIIQVALLAAKCLRIHAKERPSMQVVLKELVSIREKHQSRRYSDLSLFDDTSSAFEHGSSRTSSVQESCTDSM, encoded by the exons ATGGAACTTGAAATACGGTTGGTGTTTGGGATGGTAATTGTTCTAGCAAAGATAGTAGCCGCAGCTACCCAAGCCCTTCCTGGCTGCACCGAAACATGTGGGGATGTCTCAATTCCATACCCGTTTGGCATAGGAGTTTCATCAATCACCAGTAAAAGCTGTTTTTTGCACCAAAATTTGGAACTTTTCTGCAAAGACAACTCAACTTTGTATCTCCAAGGCGTTGACCTAAAAATATGGAACATCTTCCTCAAAGGTCAACTGTACGTGCCGGCTTTGACTTCGAAGGTATGTAGAGATGATTACATCAGTGAAAGGAAGCATGGCAACGAAGCCAGGCTTCCTATAGAAAGCCGGGCGTTCGCGATTTCTAAGGGAGAAAACAGCTTCATAAGTGTAGGGTGTGACACTTATGGGTTCATCAACAATATTCATGGCAGCGTAGGGAACACAGCAGGGTGCTTAACAAGGTGCAACAGCATGGCTGATGTGCAAAACGATGGGAGTTGTACGGGGATAGGGTGCTGTAAGGTGGACATTCCTTTTGCAACGAAGAgcaataatagtaataatatgAGCATAGAAGCACATAGCTTCTCCAATTTCAATAGATCATGGGGATTCAACAACTGCAGCTACTCCTTTATAGCGAAAAAGGGTATCTACAAATTTTCGGTGAGTCATTTGATGAAGGGGGTATCGTTGGAGAGGGTTCCCATGGTTGTTGATTGGAGCGTTGGAGAATACGGCTGTGAAGTTTCCCGCCACAACATGTCTGAGTATATATGCAGCGGTAATAGCAGTTGCGAGGATTTCAAGAGTGGATATGGTCACCGATGCAGATGTAACAAAGGCTTTGAGGGAAACCCCTACCATCCCGACGGCTGCCGAG ATATTCAGGAATGCAAGAACTATAACATGCATAACTGCATCAGTGAACATTATTGTCGCGAAACTGAAGGGTCATTCGAGTGCTTTTGTCCTACCGGGGAGTCTGGAGATGGAAAGAGAGAAG GGGTAGGCGTTGGACTTTTGACCTTGATTGTGGGAATTTCCAGTGTGTACCTGATGCATCGAAAATGGAAACCATTCAAATTGAAAGACATGTTCGTTGAACAAAAGTTTTCCTTCCCGTCTGCTAAAATCTTCACTGCAAAGCAACTCAGCAAGGCCACCAACAACTATGATAAAAAACAAATCATTAGTGAAGGATATAATAGTACGGTTTTCAGAGGAATTTTGTCCAATAACATGCTTGATGTTAATGTTGCTATCAAGAAGTTCAGCTTCAGGGAAATAGATCAGAGCCGAATTGAGGAATTCTTGAATAAGTTGGTTCTTCTAGAACAAATCAGGCATAGGAATGTGGTCCCCATCTTGGGTTATTGTTTAGAGAGTGAAGTTCCTTTACTGGTTTATGAATTTTTCAATAATGGTACCCTTTTTGACAAGCTTCACAAGCGAAACAACATCAACTTCTCATGGAAAACTCGTCTACAGATAGCAATAGAGGCAGCTACAGCTCTAGATTATTTGCACTCAGGTACCAGAATACCAATTATCCATTCAAATGTTTCAAGTGCCAACATTCTCCTTGATGACACTTATACTGCCAAATTATTGCTTGATTTTTGTACGAATGTAAGTTTGAGTTCGATGCATGAAATTGGATTAGATCTTTATTATTTGGACCCAGAGTATTTTCACACAAACTACCTTACTGTGAAAAGTGATGTGTATAGTTTTGGTGTTGTGCTAGCAGAATTGATAATAGCAGGGGCGAAACAAATTTATGTTGAGAAACCAGAAGGGGGATTTCCCCTTCTTGCTAAGCAGTTCATCTTAACCTTGGAAAAGAATAGCTTGGTTGATATTCTTGAAACTGGGATTGTGAATAAAGAAAATGAGGGGGAAATCATCCAAGTTGCTCTACTTGCAGCAAAGTGTTTGAGAATTCATGCAAAAGAAAGGCCCAGCATGCAAGTGGTTCTAAAGGAGTTGGTGAGTATAAGAGAGAAGCATCAAAGCAGACGCTACTCAGACTTAAGTTTGTTTGATGATACATCTAGCGCATTTGAACATGGCAGTAGTAGAACTAGCAGTGTCCAAGAATCATGTACTGATTCAATGTAA
- the LOC130950555 gene encoding wall-associated receptor kinase 2-like isoform X1, translating to MELEIRLVFGMVIVLAKIVAAATQALPGCTETCGDVSIPYPFGIGVSSITSKSCFLHQNLELFCKDNSTLYLQGVDLKIWNIFLKGQLYVPALTSKVCRDDYISERKHGNEARLPIESRAFAISKGENSFISVGCDTYGFINNIHGSVGNTAGCLTRCNSMADVQNDGSCTGIGCCKVDIPFATKSNNSNNMSIEAHSFSNFNRSWGFNNCSYSFIAKKGIYKFSVSHLMKGVSLERVPMVVDWSVGEYGCEVSRHNMSEYICSGNSSCEDFKSGYGHRCRCNKGFEGNPYHPDGCRDIQECKNYNMHNCISEHYCRETEGSFECFCPTGESGDGKREGKGCHRSLVTKGAIIGVGVGLLTLIVGISSVYLMHRKWKPFKLKDMFVEQKFSFPSAKIFTAKQLSKATNNYDKKQIISEGYNSTVFRGILSNNMLDVNVAIKKFSFREIDQSRIEEFLNKLVLLEQIRHRNVVPILGYCLESEVPLLVYEFFNNGTLFDKLHKRNNINFSWKTRLQIAIEAATALDYLHSGTRIPIIHSNVSSANILLDDTYTAKLLLDFCTNVSLSSMHEIGLDLYYLDPEYFHTNYLTVKSDVYSFGVVLAELIIAGAKQIYVEKPEGGFPLLAKQFILTLEKNSLVDILETGIVNKENEGEIIQVALLAAKCLRIHAKERPSMQVVLKELVSIREKHQSRRYSDLSLFDDTSSAFEHGSSRTSSVQESCTDSM from the exons ATGGAACTTGAAATACGGTTGGTGTTTGGGATGGTAATTGTTCTAGCAAAGATAGTAGCCGCAGCTACCCAAGCCCTTCCTGGCTGCACCGAAACATGTGGGGATGTCTCAATTCCATACCCGTTTGGCATAGGAGTTTCATCAATCACCAGTAAAAGCTGTTTTTTGCACCAAAATTTGGAACTTTTCTGCAAAGACAACTCAACTTTGTATCTCCAAGGCGTTGACCTAAAAATATGGAACATCTTCCTCAAAGGTCAACTGTACGTGCCGGCTTTGACTTCGAAGGTATGTAGAGATGATTACATCAGTGAAAGGAAGCATGGCAACGAAGCCAGGCTTCCTATAGAAAGCCGGGCGTTCGCGATTTCTAAGGGAGAAAACAGCTTCATAAGTGTAGGGTGTGACACTTATGGGTTCATCAACAATATTCATGGCAGCGTAGGGAACACAGCAGGGTGCTTAACAAGGTGCAACAGCATGGCTGATGTGCAAAACGATGGGAGTTGTACGGGGATAGGGTGCTGTAAGGTGGACATTCCTTTTGCAACGAAGAgcaataatagtaataatatgAGCATAGAAGCACATAGCTTCTCCAATTTCAATAGATCATGGGGATTCAACAACTGCAGCTACTCCTTTATAGCGAAAAAGGGTATCTACAAATTTTCGGTGAGTCATTTGATGAAGGGGGTATCGTTGGAGAGGGTTCCCATGGTTGTTGATTGGAGCGTTGGAGAATACGGCTGTGAAGTTTCCCGCCACAACATGTCTGAGTATATATGCAGCGGTAATAGCAGTTGCGAGGATTTCAAGAGTGGATATGGTCACCGATGCAGATGTAACAAAGGCTTTGAGGGAAACCCCTACCATCCCGACGGCTGCCGAG ATATTCAGGAATGCAAGAACTATAACATGCATAACTGCATCAGTGAACATTATTGTCGCGAAACTGAAGGGTCATTCGAGTGCTTTTGTCCTACCGGGGAGTCTGGAGATGGAAAGAGAGAAGGTAAAGGATGCCACCGAAGCCTTGTAACCAAGGGTGCAATAATTG GGGTAGGCGTTGGACTTTTGACCTTGATTGTGGGAATTTCCAGTGTGTACCTGATGCATCGAAAATGGAAACCATTCAAATTGAAAGACATGTTCGTTGAACAAAAGTTTTCCTTCCCGTCTGCTAAAATCTTCACTGCAAAGCAACTCAGCAAGGCCACCAACAACTATGATAAAAAACAAATCATTAGTGAAGGATATAATAGTACGGTTTTCAGAGGAATTTTGTCCAATAACATGCTTGATGTTAATGTTGCTATCAAGAAGTTCAGCTTCAGGGAAATAGATCAGAGCCGAATTGAGGAATTCTTGAATAAGTTGGTTCTTCTAGAACAAATCAGGCATAGGAATGTGGTCCCCATCTTGGGTTATTGTTTAGAGAGTGAAGTTCCTTTACTGGTTTATGAATTTTTCAATAATGGTACCCTTTTTGACAAGCTTCACAAGCGAAACAACATCAACTTCTCATGGAAAACTCGTCTACAGATAGCAATAGAGGCAGCTACAGCTCTAGATTATTTGCACTCAGGTACCAGAATACCAATTATCCATTCAAATGTTTCAAGTGCCAACATTCTCCTTGATGACACTTATACTGCCAAATTATTGCTTGATTTTTGTACGAATGTAAGTTTGAGTTCGATGCATGAAATTGGATTAGATCTTTATTATTTGGACCCAGAGTATTTTCACACAAACTACCTTACTGTGAAAAGTGATGTGTATAGTTTTGGTGTTGTGCTAGCAGAATTGATAATAGCAGGGGCGAAACAAATTTATGTTGAGAAACCAGAAGGGGGATTTCCCCTTCTTGCTAAGCAGTTCATCTTAACCTTGGAAAAGAATAGCTTGGTTGATATTCTTGAAACTGGGATTGTGAATAAAGAAAATGAGGGGGAAATCATCCAAGTTGCTCTACTTGCAGCAAAGTGTTTGAGAATTCATGCAAAAGAAAGGCCCAGCATGCAAGTGGTTCTAAAGGAGTTGGTGAGTATAAGAGAGAAGCATCAAAGCAGACGCTACTCAGACTTAAGTTTGTTTGATGATACATCTAGCGCATTTGAACATGGCAGTAGTAGAACTAGCAGTGTCCAAGAATCATGTACTGATTCAATGTAA